CCTGTATCCCAATAAAACCAATTAGACTAAATTTGGCAGCAAATACAAGCACCAAACACACAAATCAGCACAGAAAATCCACCTCACCTATTTTACGACTATTGGTGGGTAAATACTGGGTCACGGGGTTCTTGACAAGACGTAAAAGTTTTTCCCCATTGTCAGTTGCAGTAATGTTCAGCTTTTGCAGCAATTGTACTGCAAACAGTTAATACGAAAGATTAGAAGTGTTATCTATCAACGATACGTTTATAGGATGGATATATGCAAAATATGCTACTTCAAACTGTTATACTAACCCATGAGACCAGAAAACCTCTTATATGTTCTTGGCATACGCACATGGGGTTTGATCTCCATAAGTTGACCTAGCTGTGTCCTTACATATAGAGCTTTCAGTCTCCCACTTTTATTCACGCGACTATCTAAAATTGTTTGGATTGCCTAAAATTGCCAATATGTTGAGTATGTTAGAGAAGGGATAGTATCCTATAATTATAGGAAGGAACACCAAGTTAAATCAAGAAAAAGAGCATGAAGAGATAGTATCAACTCCTAGCTTGTATTTAAGAATCGGTATCATGACTTTTAAAGCGCGGATTCTCTAATCTTCAAAAGCAAAAATACAGATGAATATCCTAAAAGGCTAGCATCAAACGGGTGCAACTCTTCAGTTCTAAAGGAAATGCAACCACATGAGTTCAAAAAACAATACGAGTATCAGCAAAACATAAACAATACTAAGCAAGTTCTTGATTTTtatctttgtttttcttttccttctaAATTTTAGAATGGTTCTGATCCAATGCTCAAACCTGAAAAGCAATATCGGGCCGATAATCTGCTGGGTTCCGCTTATTCTTCACCAAATAGTTGGCATGCTCGTCCGAACTCAAAAGCTGATCAGTCTGTCACCAAAAACAACAGAAATCAAACGAAATTCCTCATCACAATGGAACAAACTTCCAATTTTCAACTCTAAACAAACCTTCCCAACTTTGCCAATCTCCAACGAGGCCTTTTCGAGAACAAAGATGACGCCCTGCTTGTTATTTCCCGTATCAAGTGGAGCAATCGGAATTCCGGGCATATCATCAACCACAGTCTTCAATTTTTCCTCCTTTTCTGACTCCGCGCCGTCCGTCTTCACTTTCTTCGACGGCTGCGGCGTGAAATTTCCAACTAATTGCTTCGGTTCTTCCTCTCTGTCGTATTTCTCCCCTTTGTTCTTCCTTTTCTGCCCTTTCATTTTGTATGCCCGCCCCATATTTTCCCTGATTCGGCTACAATGCCAACAAAAAATCACTGGAAACGACAATCTCTTTTTCAGAAATTGACGACAGAAACAAGTTTTCCAGAGTTTACCTAAAGGAATGCAAAACAACGATAGCAGAATCACAAAACAGATAAAGTAATAGTCCCTAATGTGACGGTAGACTACAAATTTGGGGAAATTAAACCCATGTAGCTCGCTGGAATTGGGAtagaaaattagggttttagaagCGATGAGACGATGAGGAAGAGAGGTTTAATAGGCAGATCTTTTGATGGACTTGATTTGGGCCTAAGCTAAGCTAGTGTATAGTTAAGCCGGGGAAATGTGTGATTGGGAAAGgagtaagaaaatgaaaaagaaaaaatagtttCAAAACTATTCATTAACCttcttaaataataatttactaAAATGTTTGGTAATCATAAGTAATCTCTTCTAAACTTAAGAGCACACAACTTTTTGTCCCCTTGGAATGGCCTAGTGGttagggtggttgcctgttgttcAAGAGGTCAtaggttcgagtactctcggccacaataaccattAGGTGGGGTGtatgtggtttgtattatttataatgtaatttcatcaaaaaaaaagagCACACAACTTacaatgtgtgtgtgtggtttgtattatttataatgtaatttcatcaaaaaaaaaagagcacaCAACTTACAATAACACAACGACAAGTTGTCAATAACACAACGACAAGTTGTCAAGTGACGTAATTCTTCATATGCAGACAAGTTGTCTAAGTTTCAAGTGACGTAATTCttcatatgcagggctgagtaccaaaaagtactcaatggtcacatgccaaaataacttgaaagcttgctcttagagctatatattgaacttgtcATCCCAAGCATCACACAGGAGTTTTTGTTTAAATAACCTGTGCTTACAAAACTGTAAAATTTTTATGTAATCACCATATACGTCTGCAGACAATTAACATGCATGTACCATATCTACGTATCATGTAACCTTATGTTGAGAAGGAGGCACCTCCTTCTCAAACACAGTGATCGTCCCGAAGGCTCTCTATCACAGTGACCGGCCAACTCGCTCGATGGCTCACGATCACAACTTTGTGCACAAACCCTTACTGGCAATACGTCCAGCATATGGCCGATATCGTCTATCTCTCCTAGATGATAACATACAAGTTCATAAAAtttttggcaagtcaataattttaatataacttcaTTCATATAAACATCATCAAATAGTGCACACTTCAAAttttgagtttagaaagccAACCTGATCGTGATCTGACGACACAAGCAACTCTGAATTAATGCTTcacttcttttcccttgtatcTGAGGCTATCCACAGTCGTGACATTCATCCAACCCAACCCAAcccaactttttaataaaatattcatttatcTCTCATCCACCTACACAACCCACAACCTAATATAAAATCTACTCCCAATGGTGACACCAACCCAACCTAtatattttcacttttcactttttttttaattatttaatatctaaaatacaatataaattaaaataaatatttatttatatttaacaaaataaaataaatatttatttttattttttaaaatttgtaatcaTATTATAACTAAACATtgtcatatattataattgacaCTTAACTCAATCACAAATGAAGATTACAAGAATTAAACACACAACTGAAATTAACAGCAGATTTAACAGCAGATTCATTAGTAGATTCAGATTGTTAGTAGATTCAGATTGTGAGGCCTTaccttttcctttcctttttgcCTTATCTCTGCCAATTGGACGAGTTGCGGTTGATTGTTCAGATGTTGGAGTTTCTGGATTGGAGGGGACAGAAAACCCCCCATCTTCTGAAGTCTTTGATCTTTTCGAGCTGCCACCACTTTCATGGTTATCAACATCTTCACTTGCATGAGGAAAAATTGGTGTTGTATCATAAACATTCCACTTGGGATGTTTACTCATAACTTCATTAAATACAACCAAATCTTGAAACTTGCTCCCACCTGCTTCGTAAATGGAATGAGCTTTTTTCTCAACATCGTTGTCGCTCATTCCACTCATTCTTCGAGCATTTGCCTCCCTGCAAGCATTCTCATTAAGACGTTTCCAGCGACCTTTCATTGATTCAATGTTTCACTCGTTGAGCTCATTGGGATTTTCTGCTTGAGTTATGTGATAAAATTTATTCACACGTGCCCAAAGCGATTCCCCTTTTTTACTTTTTCCTCGAATGCTATCTTCGCTAGCATAGATCCAAGATGACATAAGGGCTACATCTTCTTTAACACACCAAGTTATATTTTTTGCCCCTTTCTGATTTTTGTTTGGGCGTTGAACACCCAAGAACAAATTGTGGGAGACATTTTCTGATGTAGAAATTCTTTGAGATGTGGGAATTTGACTTAGATTTGGAGAAAATTGGCtttgatagaattgagaattTGCTTGGTCTTCAAAATTTGGAAAAGGATGAGGAATTGGATAAGAAGTAAAATTTGCAGAATCTTGAGAGTTAGGATAATTTTGGGAATTTGGATAGAAATAATTGGGATGATTTGGATCCATAActcaaaatgaaatgaaattgaGGAGAAGTGAGAAATTTAGTTTGTATGTGAATGAACGTAAATTTTAGTTCTATTTATAGAGTTCAAATTAATAAGAATTTtgatttgaaaaagaaaatctgaaaataataaagaaaagggACACATGGCATGCTATCATTTAAAGTAAAAAGGGTGACCTTCAGGGCGGATACCCGGCTGGGTTACTCCAAAGACATGACatttgatattatttaattataaaacaCTTTTGTCTTTTTCCTGGTGACCCATTGTGAGAGTCACCGTTGGTGGTAACCTGACCTTCAGTAAATACTGACTAATAAATAATAAGGAAATAATAGGGACTtgatttataaataatacttatGTTGGTCTTAGGGTGATATTTCTATTAAAACTATTGAATAAAGTCTAGCTGCTATTTGACAAACTTATTAATAACTAATTCAAAAAAGACTTAACTGCGATAATCATAACTCtggcgttaatcataactctattgacactaattaaataaataactatgaatctagaaataatataaatctatttttcttttctataacGAACTTGATTTCGAAATAATTTAATGtctaatttatactccctccgtcccaatattgttggccacatttagtttgggcacgggaattaaggagttgtagattagtattttaagtgtgtgggtaatatagtactccctccgtcccaaaggaaatgtcctccttcttttgggcacggttattaaggagcaAGTTAATTAGAGTATTAAGTGGTGTTGTGTAAAGTTAAAAATTTAGTGGGTCCTACAATAaagcatttaattatttaaggTTGAAAGTTAACTTTTGGGAAGAAAAAAAGTGGCGGTGGAATGCTTAAAAACTGACACTAATTAATCTTTAATATTGGGATTTCGATGAACTGCCCCTGTCACCGGTGCACCTTCCCTTTCCGGCAGCTCTCTCCCCCGGAACAGCCGAATAAGACGCCCAGAACCAGCTCCACCGAAGTAGCACCCCACCCTACCCTACAAAATTAGTCAACCCCCCTTCCCACACAAATCAACCGAAGCAATTCCCCCACTTGCAAAATTTAAAGCCGTGAGAAATTCCCCCAACATCAGCGGTCGAATACGTAGGAACTGGTCTTCCTCCACCCACAAGTGACCGCACCGCCTCCCATCCCAGATCCACCTCCATCCCAGATCCATCACCGTCCCAGATCTTCCGCTTCCCGTCCCAGATCTGCCGCCTCCCAATCGAGTGAGTGAGTTTCcagtgagagacgagagagcgAGGTGTCAGGGGGTAATGGGGCGGCGACCGGGAGAACACGGTGCGCGAGGCGGTGAGAGAGAAGAGGGCGCGCCGGTGAGAGAACTCCGGGCGGCGCGAGGCGGTGAGAGAGAAGAGGGCGCGGCGGTGGGAGAACACAGTCGAGAGGGTTTTCTGAGAGTGGGAATGGGTTGAAATAAGTTTAGGCCTAACAGATTAAGGTTTGAATTAAGACACAATTAGTAACTTAATTAGGCACTTagtatcccttattttttcccaaaaaggaaaggggacatttcgtttgggacagcccaaaaaggaaaggaggacatttcgtttgggacggagggagtataaaagtaataaagtaggagagagaaggtgataaagtatgagagagaaggtaataaaatgataaagtaggagagagaatgtgataaagtatgagagagaatgtaataaagtgataaagtaggagagataatgtgataaaataagagattgaatatgataaatatttccattttaggaaagtggccaacaatagtgggacaaactaaaaaggaaatgtggccaacaatattgggacggagggagtacataaatACATAGGGTAATAgcacaaattaattaaactagacCCAACAATTATTCTAAATCCACTAGAAATATTAACAGGCCCATAAGAAAATAATAGGTCTAAGTACTAGTTTGAGCCCATTTaaccattttcaattttaaataaattaaacgattaattatagtttatagccCGAACTTCTAACAAATTTTGGTTTATAgcctcaactttaatttattttttgtatagcctgaactttgagaaattatttaattatagccATAATCACATCAAAACTATGACATTATCCCTTCTTTGTCGAAATTACGTATGAAACAATGGCCGATTTTCACGAAATTAGAGTTTAATGTATTCTACGCGAACATAGATTTTCAACAATAGGTAGCCCATCGTCATCGGACCACCAATGAAGTCAGAATCGTGTATGAAAGTTGACAtcattttactaattttatGGTGCGATTTCGACTACACCGGTGGTCCGATAACGATGCGCTACCTACTATTGAAAACCTCCTTTTGTGTAGAATACATTAGACTCTAGTTTCGTGGCAATTGATCATCATTAGAGCTGtaattatgataaaaaatagACTATTAACATATTTTTTGTGCAATTGTggctataattaaataatttctcaaagttcaggctatacaacatataaattaaagttgaggctataaattgaaatttgttgaaaattcaggctataaactataattaaccctaaattaaaATGGGTTAATTGCGTGTAATACCACGAACTTTGTTCAAAATCCATTTTCcccatgaactttaaaaaatccaAATCATATCAAATACTTTTATATTTGTTCAAATTGCCCATGATTTGATTATTGATTATTCAAAACTGACCCCATTAAATTTGGAATATTCAAAATTGACCACTTCACAAAACCTCACCTTTTGaactttatatataaaaatactcTCTAATGAATTTgttcttttataattataaaacatacacatcaCACTCTCTCACCTAAAATCGTATCAGAGTGAACTTttattgaggaattatattatattatatttaatttatttaataatgaatCCTATGTGGGAAGAGACTTCAAAGAAAAATTATAGATTCGGACAATTATCCGAAATATAATGCATACAGGCATTGGCGGAGTCAGAGTGGGGCAGTGGGGTCACTGGACACCcctgaaaattttcaaaatttataggtgtatttttgtcatttcacatatattaataaaaagtatagtttctattctaatttttaacatgaaataatataacaatttttACATATGTATATTATGAGTTCTTTCTAGTactatattctttatttttatttttgggtgtTTACACGGAATTaagttctatttttttttttttttgcccaaTTATGAGTTCTCTCTCAAAATATACTTATAAATGTTATTGTAATAATGAAGCTATTATAGAGAGGCTCTACCACATGAAAGATAGGAAAGAATATTCATGACATTATCACGAGTATTGAGTTTTATCAAAAGCACATCctaaaattaatattgaaatgATACAGAAGCATGTTGGaccttattttatgattttattatagctttataattatataaaactcATAAGAGTAATTTTGTCTGAAAAATATTATGTTGgggttcttttattattttgtacaAATATCGAACAGAtgttgtcgcagcccgattccgacactagtaatagcggggatcgagtatcgatacgactattttaaaggaataaaagacaagatgtataggtcaaacatcaagcggaagctcacatcaaaaggtgttaaggaaatcatcataaatgaatccaagggtaaaatcgtcaacatcgtTATATCTTTTtgattatcaggaatttcacgaacaaaaacaaaacgggtatagctcatttttcataatgaagaataatatgcagagtatcgcagcaaaaggcgaatcgattatatgtatgaagacatataaccgtgagtgtattgcttgattttcAAAGGAAATTAAGTATCTTAAACATCAAACTCTATTtaacataacttcatatcaaaactctatcgacaaaacagacatacgatagagaaagaaaacgtcaacTCGAAACATTCTccaccagcaccgcaccatactccccctccgcttatcctgcacgtttagaaatacatgcagggcgtgagtacataaatactcagtggacatatcgccgaaaaacaaagctgctcatagagctataaattgaacttgccacaattcagcaatacacaggaattatatcttaaaagaacctgtgcaagcagttttaaccataaacatcataattaagtgtctgcagacaagtactcgacatgt
The genomic region above belongs to Salvia miltiorrhiza cultivar Shanhuang (shh) chromosome 5, IMPLAD_Smil_shh, whole genome shotgun sequence and contains:
- the LOC130987205 gene encoding uncharacterized protein LOC130987205 codes for the protein MGRAYKMKGQKRKNKGEKYDREEEPKQLVGNFTPQPSKKVKTDGAESEKEEKLKTVVDDMPGIPIAPLDTGNNKQGVIFVLEKASLEIGKVGKTDQLLSSDEHANYLVKNKRNPADYRPDIAFQAIQTILDSRVNKSGRLKALYVRTQLGQLMEIKPHVRMPRTYKRFSGLMVQLLQKLNITATDNGEKLLRLVKNPVTQYLPTNSRKIGFSHSSEKLIDMYNYVGNINEELDLVFVLGAMAHGKIDEDYVEDYISISEYPLSAAYAISIITNAVERKFKIL